From the genome of Vitis riparia cultivar Riparia Gloire de Montpellier isolate 1030 chromosome 2, EGFV_Vit.rip_1.0, whole genome shotgun sequence:
cattataaaataagttGTTGAGAAAtctgttttttatatttcaatttttaaataaattttattcttaaaataaatttataattacttttgaaaaaaaaatcttaaatacaattgtttagaaaaaaaaatgttgtaaacCCTtaatctcacttttttttttttttccgaattTGTTCTcgaattttttctaaaaaatagttgtataagtttttgaataatttttcatttcttattaatactttcaaaatagaaataaatgtaatttaatttgttattttttatttttccttttaaggaCATAAGTGGTAGAGTGATTTCctttctaattaaaatatttaaaaatataaaatacttcgtgtcttaaagttcatttcaataaaaaatagatattaacTTTTACATTGgttttcctcattttcaaaatctaaaaatctcaaatttgttGGTGTCTTCTTTACTCTTCCAATTATTGAGTATGactttgtcttattttttaataaatttaaaattaagataattattaattgaacATTATATATTGCTTTTAAAACATGACATCAGAGTTTTgtcttattaattaattaatttttgtttataaaaaatatcatattagttATTACgttatattaattaaaaggagaaaaagaaaaaataaactatgAAATCAATGGCCCAAAGCAAAGCCCAGGCCCAAAACCGACATCATAGAAGCCCGATTTAGAGGGGTCCAATCTCTGAACCATTTCCAATTTAACTAAAGGCCCATGAGATCCGCCCCAATGATATACCCAAGCTTTGGGGTAAAAAGGAGatctttgttttaaaaaggccgaccttttatatttataattttttattaaaacaattttcagaaaacttaatatttgtgtttttttttcatgcgATTATTAGCGCAATTGAAAGCTtccaattttaataatattttaaaaatgtgttaTCAAAATGATTCAATTTGATATATTGTATAGGACTTCAAGTATAGCGTGAATGAGTTAGAATTAGGgttgagttaaaaaaattatcagcACCATTGATATGAATTGAAGGTGTGAACATCTTGTCCAAACCCGAACcaacatattattatttatttataattttttatcattttattttaaaattaaaaatataaataagatgatAAAATAACTCTTGACCATTTTTAGTTATATTGGACTATAAACTTGTCATTcttacttaattattaaaatttgagattatgTAATGGGTTTTGTTCTaatgccaaaaaaaatattccaaagcTTTGATGTGCTTCCCCTAAGTGGTAGTTAAATCTTATATTATAGAGTATATAATTTTGATTAGAGGGCCGATTTTCAGTcttataatttcataaaaaagttatacataaattttttcaaatcaatttttattaaaggtaTCATTTgattaagttaaatataattttacgtAAGATTTTCACATAATACGTTTCCTCTTATGAGAATgtacattgaataaaaaaatgaattattctcattataaatttaaaacttaatatttttataataagtttctaatcaatttttatgtgaaaaatctTTTCTCAACATCAATGGTATCTACTATGATGCTACACTAGATAGAAATGATAACTCCAAATGACtcctaattttcaaaaattatttactagTAACTAATGAGATATCTTATAACTTTGAGAcatattaacttttaaaaatataacattagTGCTGCATTAATCTATTAAAACAAAAGGTATTAATAAAAATGGTTGGTGGAGTTTTGatacacctttttttttcttcaaatagaATATGGTAATACATACTCTTATAAAAAGGCAAGGATTTTTCTTATGGTTTTTGGGAACTATTCTTAATAATagcttttgttttatttttttttagagaagaaCATTTTCAGCAGAGaattatattctaaaaaaatgttattttctaaaataaatttgatttttttaaaattttagtataaagttaaaattaaattaaggattatttgattaaaaagtcACATAGTTGttcttttagaaatatatttattttaaaaaaaatttaaacataatacaaatatttgaaatttgccctaaaaataaaataaaatctttaaatttaaattctattttctagaaaactgtGGTCTCTTATGAGTTATCCAAAGAGGGGTACAACTTTGATAAGAGATGAAGAGGATGAAAGTAGAGAATCATGGAGTTTTGGTGAGGGAGAAGATGATGAAAGAGACATTGAAAGATTTTTTTGGGAGCAGCCTTTAATAAAAGCTTGTGTGGGTGGTTGAAGGAGtcccttttaaaaatagaacGAGTAGTTGGAGAAAAACTTTCTAGAGGCATGTGTGAATACTTAAAAGTTTTCACATTTCTTGGAACTTGGACAATCTTATTATATTCCAACTTTGAAATTTTCTCAATAATTTGCTTTATTATTTTAGGTACCATAACTCCATTCAAAGTCTAAACCTCAAGACAAGTGACCCAATTTTTAAAGGCTTTTCTTGTGTTTTGAGGAGGATTATTTATCCGAAAATATTATAtctgattttttagatttttaaaaatatatttatggatactatttttatttttaaaatattaaaatgtgaaaaataattgttaatatttttaaaaatgacccattttccaaaaaatatattttgaagtGCTAAAATTGAGataaattatagaatttatttaatgatgtttcaATATAAGGAGAaaatttctccaaaattttaCTAAGAATAATGGAAGATTGGTCGAGTTGACACTTGAATATCGAAGCTTCAAGGTGGACCCACTTTGCTGATTGGAATGGGAATTTAACTATCAGCGATTCCCAAGTCCGCTGGCGCAGCATCTTCCCTGTGTTGCGAGAGCATCTGATATATCCTCCAAAGCGTCGTATTACATTTTCGCTTCACGGATTTTCAAACCATCTTCAGATCAAAAGCTTTGGGGTTGAAAAAAGGAGGTTGCAGTCACAGCTTCATCACAGTCTCcacaaaaaaagagaagaaccATTAAATTTCAGAGCTTTTTTCGTGCTAAATTCAGCTAAACCCCCCAAAACCCGCTTCAGGGAATTCGGATTCGGAGCTCTTTTTGGGGTCTCAACATGTCCATGGATGCGAGCTCTGGTTCTGGGGATGGTGGCAACATCAAAGGAGTGCCCACGCATGGTGGCCGCTACGTACGCTACAATGTGTACGGAAACTTTTTCGAGGTCTCTGCAAAGTATGTTCCTCCGATTCGTCCGGTTGGTAGAGGTGCATATGGCATTGTCTGGTGAGTTATTGTACtaatttcaaccttatttccGTGTTAATCAGTATGGATTTTGGTATTTATTTATGGGTTTTCGTGCTTTGTTCTGTTGACGTGCATATGGGAAGCTGTATGTTTATTACACGTTTCTGTTGATGTATTTCGCTTAGATTTCAGTGGGGTTTTGGGAGGTTTTAGCTTAGTGCGGGGGGTTATTCAGGAACTGCATTTGATGGCCGAGTTGGGATAAATTAGCTTCCACGTTTATGTATAAATTTTGGGTACTCCATCTCTCCATAGTCGGAGGTTGTTTTGGATCCATTCCGACCTACTGGATTGGAGAAATGGCTCGGGTTTGGATGAAATGTAAAGGTATGCTACAAATAGCGATTACCAGTGCCCAATCCATGTTTGAGTGAAGTTCTGACTACGATCCAAGGTGCTTCTTCAGCGCTTCAACTTATTCTGGCTAGTTCTATTTGGTTAGATTTTATGGGTTTCCCAGCATGtgtttggaaaaaaattgtagatTGTCAAACGTGGCTTTTAGCAATTTTGGCTCCTAGCagaattgttttaagaaattaGACGGGGATGTTGTTTGAAAAGATGGTTACGGAGTATTAAGCTCATAgttttcaaaccaaatccaaatcGAGTTGTTTAAGAGGCTATATTATCGGTTCCTACCGTCTGGCTGGTTGGGGTTTGATAATTTTGGTTGGGTTTGCAGGAACTTCTTCACCAGCTTTGCTCAATGccaaaatatgtaaataaatcTAATTATTCTATTTGCTCCTTGAAGACATCACTGAAAGTCCAAAACTTGTTCATTTGAGCATGGGATGCAAGGTGTGGCTTGAATCCATGAATTTCTGTTGATGCCTTGTCTCAAAACTAGAAAGAAATCTACCCAGaatgcttcattttattttgattccttCGCTCAAAGTTCGCACGATCACACCATTTCATGTGTGCCCTACCACAGTTTGGGGAGGGGAGTTCTTGCAGCAAAGACTATGCTGAAGCATTGTTTCATTATTGTGAAATTGAAGTGCATACTGAGCCCAAGCCCTTGAGGCCTGAATCAATTGGTAAAGGGTTGGGAGGGTTGGTGGGAGGTTTCAGTTTCAAACCTCAaaggggacaaaaatttacctataaaataaaaaaagtgcaTATTGAGCCCAAAATCTGTGCCTATGGTATTGATGCATTATGGTGGCATGATATGATAGCTGTAATTTTGTTAACAGTGCAGCATATTGTTTCACTGGACtgaaaccataaaaaaaaaaaaaaaaaaaagacgggATAGAATCACATTCCTGATTTATTTATCCTATACTTATTAATGACTCTTGTTGCTTTTTCATCCATTATTTTTAGATGCTTCTTTACTTTTTAGTGGTCTGTTAACCATAGTTCCAATTTTCTTGCTTTCACCCATTTCCTACTTGAAGGGCacagaattttatttatttattattattttttctatcataTAAACAAAGACAGACACATTTAAGGGAGTATTTGGAGTTTCTGTGCTGATTCCCAGGAACTCAGAAAGGTGTTTTAACATTTACATATCAGACAAGTTCCTATTTGATCAACAGAAGGGAGGATAActtgattcctttcttttcagtGCTGCAGTAAATTCAGAAACACATGAGGAGGTTGCCATTAAGAAGATTGGTAATGCATTTGACAACAGAATAGATGCCAAAAGGACCTTAAGAGAAATTAAGCTCCTTCGTCACATGGATCATGAAAATGTGAGTTTGATTTCCTTACTCTAAAAGATCTCAACATACTTGTTTGCCTCCTGGGTCTTGTGCATTTCTCTTTCTTAATTATGATGAGTTTCTTCATTGATTGTACACACATAGTTGCTGTGTTCACCCTAGTAATAATATTATGCTCTTAtgatactctctctctctctctctctctctctctcttcccctcTCCCGTCCTCTCTGTGTCTGCGCATGCATGCGGGTGTGTGATGTGCCAGAGACTTAAGCCAGAATGAATGGCAATGCAATGGTCATGCATTTACAAAGATGCATTCCTCtagatttattttaaacttcCCTACCATAGTGCTCATTTTATAACGACAGTAACTTGAGTTCTTTAAATTCTCCTAACTGTATTGGAAATAAGAAAAGCCTGCATTTTACATCAGTAAGAACTCATGATCAGTGCTCAGGAAACCTTCTTTTCATCAATTGTTACATCTTAATTAAAGATGGGTAAGCTATGTGCCCATGGAGCAATATGACATGCACCTGGGACTATTACACCAAACCCTGATAAGCTCTGGTAAATTTTCTATCCAAGTTATATCTGACCTTggtgaaaagaagaaaaagaaaaagaaaaaagaagatgcTGCTGCAGAATTGATGAATTGGTGGtgaacagttttttttttttggaaagaatTGGGAAGTATTTAGCCATCAAGTGCATGTGTATCTAAACCACAGAGTTCTTCCTAATATATGTAACCTTGAGAGGACATATTCAAGTTTATACTGATACGTATTAGTATATCTAACCTTGTGGTGTAGATTCAGTGTCCTCTGGGGTCCTAGCACAAAATTTGTTGGACCTGTAGGTGGATACTTGGATGAAGGAATGGTGAACCTATCTCCTAATGGTTGAAGAGTCAACCTGAAGACATAGGATGGTTTTGGAACTTGGCCAGTGGAAGCAGGTGCTTCAGGACTGGAATCAGGGGCAAAGGCTGGTTTGATCCAACTGACTTTTCAAAATCTTTCTAGCAGGGATGAATCAGTTGTTCTTACAATCTCTATTCAAGATGGATTGAACAAGTACTCATCAAGTTGATAAGGCCAGCTATGAGATCCCAGAGCGGAGGGGTTGCATCTGATCGACACAATTGAGCCTGCCTTGGGGACAGCTTAGGGTTGGGGCATTGGGCATTAAAAAAGAGACCCACGCTTTTAGTTACCTCGTGGACAGTGTGGTGATGTAAGTGCACATGATTATCGGGCTGGAAGTCACAGGTATGGGCTAGGTGTTCCCCACAGACTCTATTTTTGAATGGAGGGAAGGAGCAGATTGAGGTATCAAAGGGATTCTTTACCTGCTTATCCCCAGCTCAAGTGCTCTGCTGGTTCCCATGTGTTGTGTGGCTCATCTTAGGCATGATAAGGGGCAACACTGGCCCAGTGGCATTTGAGATGCAGCTCGTGATCGTTAGTTCAAGTGATTAGGTCACTGATTGTAAGATGCTGCTTTTCTCAAGTTGTGGCTCAAGAATCTCTTTCTGGCCATGTAATTGCCCTTAGTCATGGGGCAGGCTTGCTTCTATGGTATTTGAGGTGTGGGGTAGTGATTTGGTAGTGTGCTGGCTTGTCCTTAGACTATTGGGTGGTATAGTGGAAACTTGTTATTGTCTCTGCAACACAGAAGTTAATATACTTAAGAGTGACAAAAGAAAACTAACAAaccaaaaaatatgattaatgcAATTTTTTGTTCCTACTGACAAAGTGCCAAtccaaaaaatagaaacaacgATTTCCCTCCTGACTCTGAGTCAATTGGTGTTTACTATCTTGGCCATTTGCTTTTAATTGATTCATAAATGCTTTTAGGATTTTTAATGCCAGATGGCAGTTGCCTTCCAGGTTTTTTCTCAAAATGATTTGTTCATTTGCCTTGTTATGTTTGTCTGGGAGTGTGTGTACAGTTATCATGACCTATTTTTTCGCCTGAAACATGGAATCATTGCCCAGTTCTTTCCTTGCCGCAGGTTATTGCCATCAAGGACATTATACGACCACCAAAGAAGGAAACTTTCAATGATGTCTACATTGTTTATGAATTGATGGACACTGATCTTCATCAGATCATTTGTTCTAACCAATCCCTCACCGATGATCATTGTCAGGTATCTCACTGACTATTGTTGGTCATCTTACCTTgtcattataattaattagctcTAACCTTGTAACTTATCTGCAATGAGTCCTGACTGTTGTCCTGACTGTTGTCCTTAACTTTGATCAGAAAGTTGGACCTGAGAATGGAGCAGCTAtttattgatttctttttttctcctttccagCCAATCACTAAGTCTGGTTTTTTGCTTACATCCAAGAGTGCATTCTAGTAATTTTTCCCTCTGATGAAGGTAGACAGAATCAAATAGACAAAATAGAAGCAAGCAAGCAATTAACTAATTGTAACATGGTGATTATCATAGCTAGATTGATAAGGCGGAATAAGCTTTCTCTTCCAAGAAGCTTGACATAGCACCTAACTAGGAGAGCTTTGAAACTTATCCTAGGTATCAGTCTGCCAATTAATTGTGATTGCGAATAACATAGTTAGAGGATCAAACTGTTAATTGACTTTTGCAAATTTGATACACAAACCCTTATTGGTAATTTTGTCTCAGTTTTAGGGCTTTGCACTTTTTATCAGGTTACAAATATTGGCTTGGAACTATTCATATGAGTAAATATTGCTTCTATTTGATGTTCGTGCATGCAGTGCCTGGATGTGATTCCTTACAAACTTCAGATTATggaagtgggaaaaaaaattgttttatgatcaTAAACTTgcactaaattttttaaatagcaGATGGGGATCTTGTTTTCAATTTGATGAACATCCTTATGACCCTCTAGTGGTTGCTGGAATGAAAAGGAACCAAAAAAAGCAGGAATTACTTAATATTATTCCAGTTCTATCAGAttctaaattttctttgtttactCATGTTCTTGGCAACTATTGCATAGTGGTGTTCAATAAACTACTGAAGTGATCCAACAATAGACATTGACAATCACAGTTGGTGTGTTATTATCAgatgaaattattattactatacCCCCTGTAACAAATATTAACAATTACTGAGCTAAAAGACCAGCTTTGGGCAACCGATTCTTTATCATTACCTTGCTTTGGGTTGAAATTGTACAAGAGATTGATCTTCTAGGATTTGCAGTACTTTCTGTATCAACTGTTGCGAGGATTAAAATATGTACACTCTGCAAATGTCTTGCACCGTGATCTAAAGCCCAGCAATTTGCTTCTGAATGCAAATTGCGATCTTAAGATTGGAGACTTCGGACTGGCAAGGACGACATCTGAAACAGATTTCATGACTGAGTATGTGGTCACTCGTTGGTATCGGGCACCAGAGTTGCTTCTTAATTGTTCAGAATATACTGCTGCGATTGATATATGGTCTGTTGGTTGCATACTAGGTGAAATCATGACCAGAGAACCATTATTCCCTGGCAAAGATTATGTTCATCAGTTGAGGCTTATCACAGAGGTATGGTTCTTGGTGCTTTTGGAGTGATGTTTACTTTTGGCTGCAGCATTCTTGTTTCCAGTTTTCCATGATAAATCCTACAAAATCAGCCAATCTGGCTCAGAACtaccacaatttttttctttggtgtgACAGCTTCTCGGTTCACCTGATGATGCAAGTCTTGGCTTTCTCCGAAGTAATAATGCCCGACGATATGTTAGGCAGCTTCCACAATATCCAAAGCAACAAATCTCTGCTAGATTCCCCAATATGTCACCTAGTGCTGTTGACTTGCTAGAGAAAATGCTTGTCTTT
Proteins encoded in this window:
- the LOC117931691 gene encoding mitogen-activated protein kinase homolog MMK2-like; this encodes MSMDASSGSGDGGNIKGVPTHGGRYVRYNVYGNFFEVSAKYVPPIRPVGRGAYGIVCAAVNSETHEEVAIKKIGNAFDNRIDAKRTLREIKLLRHMDHENVIAIKDIIRPPKKETFNDVYIVYELMDTDLHQIICSNQSLTDDHCQYFLYQLLRGLKYVHSANVLHRDLKPSNLLLNANCDLKIGDFGLARTTSETDFMTEYVVTRWYRAPELLLNCSEYTAAIDIWSVGCILGEIMTREPLFPGKDYVHQLRLITELLGSPDDASLGFLRSNNARRYVRQLPQYPKQQISARFPNMSPSAVDLLEKMLVFDPTKRITVDEALCHPYLSSLHDINDEPVCPSPFSFDFEQSSITEENIKELIWRESVKFNPDPTH